The Chiloscyllium plagiosum isolate BGI_BamShark_2017 chromosome 40, ASM401019v2, whole genome shotgun sequence genome has a segment encoding these proteins:
- the LOC122542555 gene encoding cocaine- and amphetamine-regulated transcript protein-like → MESDRLLAAIYLSVLLSLASGSDNSDLETRALRDFYPKDPYPSSEKELLGALQEVLEKLQTKRLPAWEKKFGQVPLCDVGEQCAVRKGARIGKLCDCPRSSGCNFFLLKCL, encoded by the exons ATGGAGAGCGACCGTCTACTCGCCGCTATCTACCTCTCTGTCCTTCTGTCTCTGGCCAGCGGCTCTGACAACTCGGATTTGGAGACCAGAGCCCTGAGAGACTTCTACCCCAAAGATCCATACCCTTCCAGCGAAAAGGAACTG CTCGGAGCACTGCAAGAAGTCTTGGAAAAACTGCAGACGAAACGGCTCCCCGCCTGGGAAAAGAAGTTTGGACAAGTCCCACTG TGCGATGTTGGGGAACAGTGTGCTGTCAGAAAAGGAGCCAGGATTGGGAAGCTGTGTGACTGCCCCAGGAGTTCTGGCTGTAACTTCTTCCTGCTTAAATGCTTGTAG